Proteins encoded together in one Neobacillus sp. FSL H8-0543 window:
- a CDS encoding enoyl-CoA hydratase, with protein sequence MENQAVITEVENGVAVITLNEPKSLNSLSVEIVEGLTKSLQSIKHDPTVRAVILTGNGKAFCAGGNIKSFSSITSAASGRKYMHETGGFIKDLVQMEKPVIAAVNGYAVGAGFSIAIACDFVIASPHSKFALGFHKVGLVPDLGGLYHLPRMVGMARAKELAFSDRTLSATEAKEYGICLEVVEEEQLLIRAMAMASSFASSPTIAIGLAKGILNRSFESSLEDVLREEGMVQGISFTTEDHKEGVRAFIEKTKPTFTGSYS encoded by the coding sequence ATGGAAAACCAAGCTGTAATAACAGAAGTGGAAAATGGTGTTGCCGTCATCACCTTGAATGAACCCAAATCATTAAATTCACTCTCAGTTGAAATCGTCGAAGGACTAACAAAGTCACTTCAGTCAATAAAGCATGATCCTACTGTCCGTGCAGTAATTTTAACTGGTAATGGGAAGGCATTCTGTGCTGGTGGCAATATTAAAAGTTTTTCTAGTATTACATCTGCAGCAAGTGGCAGAAAGTATATGCATGAAACAGGTGGTTTCATTAAAGATTTGGTTCAAATGGAAAAGCCAGTGATAGCAGCAGTTAATGGGTATGCAGTTGGAGCAGGCTTTAGTATCGCAATCGCCTGTGACTTTGTGATTGCCTCACCACATTCCAAATTTGCATTGGGCTTTCATAAAGTTGGACTCGTTCCCGATCTAGGAGGTTTATATCATTTGCCAAGAATGGTGGGAATGGCTAGAGCGAAAGAATTAGCTTTTTCAGACCGAACACTTTCAGCAACAGAAGCAAAAGAATATGGGATCTGCCTTGAAGTAGTTGAAGAGGAACAATTATTAATTCGTGCAATGGCAATGGCTTCATCCTTTGCTTCAAGTCCAACCATTGCCATTGGGTTAGCAAAAGGAATATTAAATCGTAGCTTTGAATCTTCATTAGAAGATGTTCTCCGTGAAGAAGGAATGGTTCAAGGTATTTCTTTTACAACTGAGGATCACAAAGAGGGAGTAAGAGCCTTTATTGAAAAAACAAAACCAACCTTTACTGGTTCATATTCCTAG
- a CDS encoding NADPH:quinone oxidoreductase family protein produces the protein MKGWLVKELGEPQDALQISKMEKPEPKDGEVLINVKAAALNFFDILLCQGKYQEKPPLPFTIGSEVAGVAVKTTVGSRFKEGQRVLALPKLPNGGLVDYITVEENSVYPIPDSMSWNEAAALFITYHTSYYSLTNRAALQEGEVLLVHAGAGGVGSAAIQLGKAAGAYVIATAGGSEKTKICQELGADVVIDYLKEDFVEVVKKETNGKGANVIFDPVGGNVFDRSRKCIAFDGRILVIGFAGGEIPTIPANHVLVKNYSIVGVHWGLFNRLNPDKVFKEHEELMSLYEQGKIKPLIYKEYAFEEVPEALDLLASRKTWGKVVVKVWL, from the coding sequence ATGAAAGGCTGGCTTGTAAAAGAGCTTGGGGAACCGCAGGATGCCTTACAAATATCAAAAATGGAAAAGCCGGAACCAAAAGATGGAGAGGTTTTAATTAATGTAAAAGCCGCAGCGCTTAATTTCTTTGATATTCTCTTGTGCCAAGGTAAATACCAGGAAAAGCCGCCACTTCCGTTTACGATTGGATCTGAGGTTGCTGGCGTTGCCGTTAAAACAACGGTGGGTAGTCGCTTTAAGGAAGGACAGCGAGTATTAGCACTGCCTAAGCTGCCAAATGGTGGATTGGTCGACTACATAACTGTTGAGGAAAACTCGGTCTATCCCATTCCAGATTCCATGAGCTGGAATGAAGCTGCCGCATTGTTTATTACCTATCATACCTCTTATTACTCATTAACTAATCGTGCTGCACTACAGGAAGGCGAAGTGCTACTCGTCCACGCTGGAGCGGGTGGAGTGGGCTCCGCTGCCATCCAATTAGGTAAAGCGGCAGGGGCATATGTGATAGCAACCGCGGGAGGTTCTGAGAAGACGAAGATTTGTCAGGAACTCGGAGCAGATGTTGTAATTGATTATTTAAAAGAGGACTTTGTCGAGGTTGTTAAAAAGGAAACCAATGGTAAAGGTGCAAATGTCATATTTGATCCGGTCGGTGGCAATGTTTTTGATCGATCAAGGAAATGTATTGCCTTTGATGGAAGAATCCTCGTGATTGGCTTTGCAGGTGGAGAGATTCCTACTATTCCAGCCAACCACGTATTAGTCAAAAATTACTCTATTGTCGGCGTTCATTGGGGACTCTTTAATCGATTAAATCCTGACAAGGTGTTTAAGGAGCATGAAGAACTCATGTCACTTTATGAGCAAGGAAAAATTAAGCCACTGATTTATAAAGAATATGCTTTTGAGGAAGTACCTGAAGCCCTCGATTTACTAGCTTCAAGGAAAACCTGGGGTAAAGTTGTTGTCAAAGTATGGCTTTAA
- a CDS encoding branched-chain amino acid ABC transporter permease: MADQIMQSILNGLVSGSIYGLMAIGFTLVFGIMHVINLAHGELYMLGAFSTFIMVGVYQLNFFVAIAAAMLIVGCLGFLIERFIFRPLRNTPMLNTLLASIGLSIFISNLVLKIAGTGMRSIPSPFSEKNFEIFGAVISTHRLMVLLLTGLLVGLLFWIIKFTKFGRSLRATSQDQDASALMGVNINLTYGIVFAISAGMAAMAGGLIGSLYVVDPTMGLGPGLKAFIIVILGGMGSIVGAIAGAFIMGYAETFTSLFWSASYQDLVGYIILILVLLLKPNGLFGGVKR; this comes from the coding sequence GGTAAGTGGCAGCATTTACGGATTAATGGCTATTGGCTTTACCCTAGTGTTTGGTATCATGCATGTGATTAACCTTGCACATGGTGAGCTATATATGCTTGGGGCTTTTTCGACCTTTATCATGGTCGGTGTTTACCAGCTCAATTTCTTTGTGGCGATAGCGGCTGCAATGTTGATTGTTGGCTGTTTAGGATTTTTAATTGAACGCTTTATATTCCGACCGCTACGAAATACACCGATGTTGAATACATTACTGGCATCCATTGGACTTTCGATATTTATCAGTAATTTGGTGTTAAAGATTGCTGGAACAGGAATGAGGAGCATACCCTCACCATTTTCCGAGAAAAACTTTGAAATTTTTGGTGCAGTCATCTCGACACATCGTTTAATGGTCCTTCTGTTGACTGGATTATTAGTTGGTTTGTTATTCTGGATAATTAAATTCACAAAATTCGGGAGATCACTCCGTGCAACATCTCAGGACCAAGATGCATCAGCATTAATGGGAGTTAATATAAATCTTACCTATGGAATCGTGTTCGCGATTAGCGCGGGAATGGCTGCCATGGCAGGGGGATTAATTGGTTCGTTATATGTGGTAGATCCAACTATGGGTCTAGGGCCTGGGTTAAAAGCATTTATTATCGTAATCCTTGGTGGCATGGGCAGTATAGTAGGTGCAATAGCTGGAGCGTTTATTATGGGGTATGCAGAAACCTTTACCTCCTTATTCTGGTCCGCATCCTATCAAGACCTAGTAGGGTATATCATACTTATATTGGTCCTGCTATTAAAACCAAATGGTCTATTTGGAGGGGTGAAAAGATGA
- a CDS encoding ABC transporter ATP-binding protein, translating to MKGISRFFKGLVALDNVSFNVEQGEILGIIGPNGAGKSTLFNCITCFFPPSEGHVLFEGKKITGLNPYQVTELGLTRTFQHTQVFPKLSVYENIITGQYVIKRKDSSRTKAQLDLKANEIMEFVGVSQFKDTVAGNLSLGYQTRLAIGIALATEPKLFLLDEPAAGMNPEETNQLVTLLREIRDQLGVTVILIEHDMKAVMGLCDRIVVLEYGKKIAEGTPQEIQENPRVIEAYLGSESLA from the coding sequence GTGAAAGGAATTAGCCGTTTTTTTAAAGGATTAGTCGCATTGGACAATGTTTCATTTAATGTTGAACAAGGGGAAATTCTTGGTATTATCGGCCCTAATGGCGCTGGTAAAAGTACTCTTTTCAATTGTATCACCTGTTTTTTTCCTCCATCTGAGGGACATGTTTTATTTGAAGGCAAGAAAATCACCGGACTAAATCCATATCAGGTGACTGAATTAGGTTTAACGAGAACGTTTCAGCACACACAGGTTTTCCCAAAACTATCAGTCTACGAAAATATAATTACAGGCCAGTATGTGATTAAGAGAAAGGATTCTTCCAGAACGAAAGCACAGCTCGATTTAAAGGCAAACGAGATAATGGAGTTTGTTGGCGTCAGTCAGTTTAAGGATACGGTCGCTGGAAACTTAAGCTTAGGCTATCAAACAAGATTGGCAATTGGGATTGCCCTGGCAACAGAACCAAAGTTGTTTCTATTGGATGAACCTGCAGCGGGAATGAATCCGGAGGAAACAAACCAATTAGTCACTCTATTACGCGAAATTCGCGACCAATTAGGTGTGACGGTTATTCTAATCGAGCATGATATGAAAGCGGTAATGGGCTTGTGTGATAGGATCGTTGTTTTGGAGTACGGGAAGAAAATTGCTGAAGGCACACCACAGGAAATTCAAGAAAATCCTCGAGTTATTGAAGCCTATTTAGGGAGTGAGTCTCTTGCTTAA
- a CDS encoding 3-hydroxyacyl-CoA dehydrogenase: MQIQDAIAIVTGGASGLGEATVRNIVKNGGKAAILDLSEDRGKNLAEELGENAIYFKTNVTSEEDVQQAIDGTIAQFGSINTVVNCAGIGLGEKTVSRNKAHGFDSFKKVIEINLIGTFNVIRLAAEKLVTNQPNQEGERGVIINTASVAAFDGQIGQAAYSASKGGVVGMTLPIARDLAKSGVRVVTIAPGLIETPLFGTLSDQARTALESQVPFPSRLGRPSEYAQLTQSIIENVLLNGETIRLDGAIRMAPR; this comes from the coding sequence ATGCAAATACAAGATGCAATTGCCATCGTAACGGGTGGGGCTTCTGGACTAGGTGAAGCGACGGTCAGAAATATTGTCAAAAATGGTGGAAAGGCTGCAATCCTTGATCTTTCAGAAGACAGAGGAAAGAATCTAGCTGAAGAATTAGGAGAAAATGCCATTTACTTTAAAACAAATGTAACAAGCGAGGAAGACGTCCAACAGGCGATTGATGGAACCATTGCACAATTTGGTAGCATCAATACGGTTGTGAACTGTGCAGGTATAGGCCTTGGTGAAAAAACGGTGAGTCGGAATAAGGCCCATGGATTTGATAGTTTTAAAAAAGTGATAGAGATAAATTTAATTGGTACGTTCAATGTAATCAGACTTGCTGCAGAAAAATTGGTAACCAACCAACCTAATCAAGAAGGTGAACGTGGTGTTATTATCAATACGGCTTCTGTAGCCGCTTTTGACGGTCAAATTGGTCAAGCAGCCTACAGTGCTTCTAAAGGTGGAGTTGTTGGCATGACGTTGCCAATTGCTCGCGACCTTGCAAAATCTGGGGTTAGAGTTGTAACGATTGCTCCTGGTTTAATTGAAACACCATTATTCGGGACACTCTCTGACCAAGCTAGAACGGCATTGGAATCTCAAGTTCCGTTCCCTTCAAGGCTAGGACGCCCTTCCGAATACGCCCAATTAACGCAGTCAATTATCGAAAATGTCTTACTAAACGGCGAAACCATTCGTTTAGATGGTGCGATCCGTATGGCTCCTAGATAA
- a CDS encoding branched-chain amino acid ABC transporter permease encodes MSNKRIKIGAIFLTLVILLVMPLFLDLYLVHILNQIGIMVILTASLNLMVGYTGQLSFAHIGLFAVGAYTSAILTTTAGFSFWTAFPIAAIIAGIFGFIIGLPVLRFKTHFFAIVTMAFGEIIRLTIYNLRDLTGGPNGIYNIPFPTNFFGLDFALREHFYYLILVSAIIVILLVKFLINTRTGRAMIAIRENENFALFVGINTWRVKIFAFTISAAIAGFAGSLYAHYNSYISPYSFTISESVSVLLMVIIGGMGTIIGPILGTTFLTFLPELLRSVSEYRMVIYGGLLVLTIMFMRDGILGVIKSIKFKKDGDKRVKIEKPLPSGREETTIAGSERN; translated from the coding sequence ATGAGCAATAAACGTATCAAAATAGGGGCAATATTCCTTACATTGGTCATCCTTCTTGTTATGCCGTTGTTTCTAGACTTGTACTTAGTTCATATCCTAAATCAAATAGGAATTATGGTCATATTGACGGCAAGTCTTAACTTGATGGTCGGTTATACTGGGCAACTCTCCTTTGCACATATTGGATTGTTTGCTGTCGGAGCCTACACAAGTGCGATATTGACAACCACGGCTGGCTTTTCCTTTTGGACTGCTTTTCCAATCGCAGCCATAATTGCCGGAATCTTTGGATTCATCATTGGTTTACCGGTATTGAGATTTAAAACCCACTTTTTTGCGATTGTTACCATGGCATTCGGTGAAATTATTCGATTAACAATCTACAACTTAAGAGATTTAACTGGCGGGCCAAATGGTATTTATAATATCCCGTTTCCAACAAACTTCTTTGGGCTTGATTTTGCACTGCGCGAGCATTTTTATTATTTGATTTTGGTAAGTGCCATAATTGTCATCCTACTAGTTAAGTTTTTAATCAATACTAGAACCGGTAGAGCGATGATCGCGATTCGTGAAAATGAGAACTTCGCGTTATTTGTTGGAATCAATACCTGGAGGGTTAAGATATTTGCCTTTACAATAAGCGCAGCTATCGCAGGATTTGCCGGGAGTCTATATGCTCACTATAACTCTTATATCTCACCCTATTCGTTTACGATTTCAGAATCTGTCAGTGTTTTGCTAATGGTAATTATCGGTGGAATGGGAACAATCATTGGGCCAATTCTTGGTACAACCTTCCTTACGTTTTTACCTGAATTACTAAGAAGTGTATCCGAATACCGTATGGTCATCTATGGTGGTTTACTCGTGTTAACGATTATGTTTATGCGTGATGGTATTTTAGGTGTCATTAAGAGTATAAAGTTTAAGAAGGATGGCGACAAACGCGTAAAAATAGAAAAGCCGCTGCCAAGTGGAAGGGAGGAAACGACCATTGCTGGAAGTGAAAGGAATTAG
- a CDS encoding CaiB/BaiF CoA-transferase family protein, whose translation MSLPLEGVRVLDLTRLLPGPYCSLLLADFGADVIKVEDPKIGDYARWYEPKVADQSAMFISLNRNKRSITLDLKTEKDKEVFIDLIRTSDVLIESFRPGVMERLGLGYEELKNQNPRLIYCAITGYGQTGPYAKEPGHDLNFLSYAGLLHLQGVANGNPQMSSVQIGDIGGGSLMATVGILLSIIDAKKTGKGQFVDISMLDGAVSWMQTILPDYWASNKLPNRGELVLNGGKACYEVYRTKDDRFLSVGALEFKFWRNFCQVIGKEELIDRLDDPVEQQQKMKVEIQEVILQRSLAEWLVDFEGVDACVSPVLTPQEMVENPQIIHREMIEEINHPEAGILKQIANPIKLSGQRLKLRRHAPRHGEHNVEIINELANR comes from the coding sequence TTGTCATTACCACTTGAAGGAGTACGTGTCCTTGATCTTACAAGGCTACTCCCAGGGCCATATTGTTCATTATTACTTGCAGACTTTGGTGCAGATGTCATAAAGGTTGAAGATCCAAAAATCGGGGATTATGCTCGCTGGTATGAACCTAAAGTTGCTGATCAAAGTGCGATGTTCATTTCACTTAATCGAAATAAACGCAGCATTACTTTGGATCTAAAGACAGAAAAAGATAAAGAAGTGTTTATTGATCTAATAAGGACCTCGGATGTATTAATCGAATCATTCCGTCCAGGTGTCATGGAGCGCCTTGGACTTGGTTATGAGGAATTGAAAAATCAGAATCCTAGGCTCATATATTGCGCAATAACAGGGTATGGACAAACAGGTCCATATGCAAAAGAACCGGGACATGATTTGAATTTTTTAAGTTATGCCGGATTGCTACATTTACAAGGTGTAGCAAACGGGAATCCACAGATGTCCTCCGTTCAAATTGGAGACATTGGTGGCGGGTCGTTAATGGCTACTGTAGGAATCTTGTTATCTATTATTGATGCTAAGAAAACAGGTAAAGGGCAATTTGTCGATATTTCCATGTTAGATGGTGCCGTTTCTTGGATGCAAACGATTCTCCCAGATTATTGGGCGAGTAACAAGCTGCCGAACCGTGGGGAGCTGGTCTTAAACGGCGGAAAAGCCTGTTACGAGGTCTATCGTACCAAGGATGACCGATTCCTTTCTGTTGGCGCGCTGGAATTTAAGTTTTGGAGAAACTTTTGCCAAGTGATAGGCAAGGAAGAATTGATTGATCGACTAGATGATCCAGTCGAACAACAGCAGAAAATGAAGGTAGAAATCCAAGAAGTTATACTCCAAAGGTCATTAGCAGAATGGCTGGTTGATTTTGAAGGTGTTGATGCCTGCGTTTCTCCTGTGTTGACTCCACAAGAAATGGTTGAAAACCCGCAAATAATACATCGTGAAATGATTGAAGAAATCAATCATCCAGAGGCAGGTATCCTAAAGCAAATTGCTAATCCGATCAAGCTATCGGGTCAAAGGTTAAAGTTACGCCGCCACGCACCAAGGCATGGTGAACACAATGTTGAAATTATTAACGAGTTAGCCAATAGGTAG
- a CDS encoding ABC transporter ATP-binding protein, with translation MLKINNLQVKYDKVQVIHDVSLEVKEGEIVTLIGSNGAGKTTLLRTISGIKKASGGSISFLGKPIHQLSSHKIVDLGIGHVPEGRHVFPDMSVYENLQMGAFRRKDSQAAIKNDLEHIFDIFPRLKERSQQLAGTLSGGEQQMLAIGRAIMSKPKLFLFDEPSLGIAPLIVAEIFRMIKRMNEEGSTILLVEQNANAALKISDRAYTLETGRVSLEGKSSELLNDDRVRKIYLGF, from the coding sequence TTGCTTAAAATTAATAATCTCCAGGTTAAATACGATAAAGTCCAAGTGATCCATGATGTATCCTTAGAGGTGAAGGAAGGAGAAATTGTAACTTTAATTGGCTCAAATGGCGCTGGGAAGACAACCCTTTTACGAACGATTTCTGGTATTAAGAAAGCATCAGGTGGTTCTATTTCATTTTTGGGAAAACCGATTCACCAGCTTTCCTCCCATAAAATTGTTGATTTAGGAATTGGGCATGTCCCTGAGGGTAGACATGTGTTTCCAGATATGTCGGTATATGAAAATTTACAAATGGGTGCCTTTCGTCGAAAGGATTCCCAAGCTGCAATTAAGAACGACTTAGAGCATATTTTTGATATATTCCCACGTCTTAAGGAAAGAAGTCAGCAGTTGGCCGGCACGTTGAGCGGTGGAGAACAACAAATGCTGGCGATTGGCCGTGCGATAATGTCAAAACCGAAGCTATTTTTGTTTGATGAGCCATCTCTTGGGATCGCTCCGTTAATTGTTGCCGAAATCTTTCGGATGATAAAAAGGATGAACGAAGAAGGCTCAACGATTCTTCTAGTGGAGCAAAATGCAAATGCTGCTTTAAAAATCTCTGACAGGGCTTATACACTCGAAACAGGTAGAGTTAGTCTTGAAGGAAAATCGTCAGAATTACTTAATGATGATCGCGTAAGGAAAATTTATCTGGGTTTTTAA
- a CDS encoding enoyl-CoA hydratase produces the protein MVYETILYKESIEEGIAWVTMNRPKKRNAINKQMIIEMGEAFRKAENNEDIRVIIFNGEGSSFSAGHDLSVEEHYPSTSEERIKWERKYYFDEIMYLRNIRKPLISQVHGHCIAAGLVLALVADIVIASEDAIFNDPVVRMGANSQEVMILPWVVGEKKAKELLFTGDSLTAIEAERFGMVNKVVPREELETTVYEMAKRIALMPPVAVSLVKESINNTLDNMGYTNSMKMHFTSHLLSHSTVEASQGMGTDKRTNLKSYFEQRDKSFKS, from the coding sequence ATGGTTTATGAAACGATTCTTTATAAAGAGTCTATTGAAGAGGGAATAGCTTGGGTGACGATGAACCGACCGAAAAAAAGAAATGCGATTAATAAACAAATGATCATTGAAATGGGTGAGGCCTTTAGAAAGGCTGAAAACAACGAAGATATTCGGGTCATTATCTTTAATGGGGAGGGGTCAAGTTTTTCAGCGGGACATGATCTATCTGTTGAGGAACATTACCCTAGTACTTCCGAAGAACGCATTAAGTGGGAGCGGAAATATTACTTTGACGAAATTATGTACCTCCGAAATATCCGTAAACCATTAATCTCTCAGGTACATGGGCATTGTATTGCAGCGGGGTTGGTGCTAGCACTTGTTGCAGATATCGTGATTGCCTCAGAGGATGCTATTTTTAATGATCCAGTGGTAAGAATGGGTGCAAATAGTCAAGAAGTGATGATTTTACCATGGGTTGTCGGTGAGAAAAAGGCGAAGGAATTATTATTTACTGGTGATAGCTTGACAGCTATAGAGGCTGAACGCTTTGGAATGGTCAATAAGGTCGTTCCGAGGGAGGAGTTAGAAACCACTGTTTATGAAATGGCTAAAAGAATCGCACTCATGCCACCCGTAGCCGTTTCCTTAGTCAAAGAATCCATAAATAATACATTAGACAATATGGGATATACCAATTCTATGAAAATGCATTTTACCTCCCACCTCTTGAGTCACTCAACGGTTGAAGCGAGTCAAGGCATGGGCACTGATAAACGAACCAATTTAAAAAGTTATTTTGAACAACGGGATAAATCATTTAAGTCATAA
- a CDS encoding acyl-CoA dehydrogenase family protein, translating to MSEKTIEDALDLQSSGKLTELRERVRRFIDEKVIPAEVVFESGGAEADEMLLELQTQAKHEGLWALGLPTEIGGGGLSFMDYVLINEIVGRSELAMFALGTHTAQDATMLNLFGTPRQKESWLYPMVRGEINPSVALTEPEVAGSDPTLIKTVAVLDGDEWVINGHKWFTTGANRAAFTTVFCVTEPDEPRHKRASMIIVPTNTPGYEIVRVVPTMGHQHGGHCEVRLTNVRVPKGNLLGTRGEGFFIAQKRLGPGRIFHCMRWLGQAQRAFDLMCNRSLNRYAHGSLLSEKQMIQKYIADSATEIQAARLMTLEAAKKIDQGNEARVEIAMIKVFGAKVLHDVIDRAIQVHGALGVTSDTPLEKMYREARYARIYDGPDEVHTASIARRILKIYKEGESWSPDGN from the coding sequence ATGAGTGAAAAAACGATTGAAGATGCACTAGACTTACAATCCTCTGGAAAATTAACGGAATTAAGAGAAAGGGTTAGACGTTTTATTGATGAAAAGGTCATCCCCGCTGAGGTCGTTTTTGAAAGTGGTGGTGCAGAAGCCGATGAAATGCTCCTAGAATTACAAACGCAAGCAAAGCATGAAGGTCTATGGGCTCTGGGTTTGCCAACGGAAATCGGTGGTGGCGGCTTATCGTTTATGGATTATGTGCTGATTAATGAAATCGTTGGGCGTTCAGAGTTAGCCATGTTTGCCCTGGGCACTCATACTGCACAGGATGCAACAATGCTCAACCTTTTCGGGACACCGCGGCAAAAAGAAAGCTGGTTATATCCTATGGTAAGAGGTGAAATAAATCCTTCTGTTGCTCTTACAGAACCTGAAGTGGCAGGGTCGGATCCAACATTAATTAAAACTGTGGCAGTCCTCGATGGTGACGAATGGGTAATCAATGGTCATAAATGGTTTACTACTGGGGCGAATCGTGCAGCTTTTACAACCGTCTTTTGTGTTACCGAGCCAGATGAACCTCGTCACAAAAGAGCTTCGATGATTATCGTCCCGACAAATACGCCAGGGTATGAAATCGTCAGAGTTGTGCCGACAATGGGGCATCAACATGGCGGCCATTGTGAAGTAAGACTTACGAATGTTAGGGTGCCAAAAGGTAATTTGTTAGGAACCCGCGGGGAAGGCTTCTTTATTGCTCAAAAACGGTTAGGTCCAGGAAGAATCTTTCATTGTATGAGATGGCTGGGGCAGGCGCAAAGAGCATTTGATTTAATGTGTAATCGGTCTTTAAACAGGTATGCTCATGGCTCGTTATTGTCAGAAAAACAAATGATTCAAAAATATATTGCTGATTCGGCAACTGAAATCCAAGCAGCACGATTAATGACCTTAGAGGCTGCCAAAAAAATTGACCAAGGTAATGAAGCGCGCGTGGAAATCGCAATGATTAAGGTCTTTGGAGCAAAAGTCCTCCATGATGTGATTGATCGGGCAATCCAAGTCCATGGTGCACTAGGTGTCACTAGTGATACACCATTAGAAAAAATGTACCGTGAAGCCCGCTATGCCCGGATTTATGATGGTCCAGATGAAGTTCATACTGCTTCCATTGCCAGAAGGATTTTAAAAATCTACAAAGAGGGGGAAAGCTGGAGTCCTGATGGGAATTAA
- a CDS encoding acyl-CoA dehydrogenase family protein — MTSLPYTKEHEIFRATVRKFLDREAAPYFNEWEQNKCIPKTFWGKLGEQGYLCPWVEEKYGGLETDWYYSVILYEEFEKIGSGMSGIGLHSDIVIPYLHSFGNEQQKQRWLPPSINGEIISAIAMTEPGAGSDLAGIKTTATKDGEDYIINGEKTFITNGYTADLVIVVCKTDPKAIPVHRGMSLFIVEAGTPGFTKGKKLNKVGQHANDTCELIFDNVRVSKDHLLGEEGKGFYYLMQKLQQERLLCALGGIVSAEEMLKMTINYTKQREAFGKKISQFQNTQFELAEMATEITIGRTFVDDLITKHIDGKNIVNEVSMAKWWITDLAKKVSSRCMQLHGGYGYMEEYEIARKYRDLAVTSIYAGTNEIMKSIIAKNIGL, encoded by the coding sequence ATGACCAGTTTACCATATACCAAGGAGCATGAAATTTTCCGGGCAACCGTTCGTAAATTTCTTGATAGAGAAGCGGCTCCCTATTTTAATGAGTGGGAACAAAATAAATGTATCCCAAAAACGTTCTGGGGAAAATTGGGTGAACAAGGTTATTTGTGTCCGTGGGTAGAGGAAAAGTATGGCGGACTAGAAACGGATTGGTATTATTCTGTGATTCTTTATGAAGAATTTGAGAAAATAGGGTCTGGAATGTCAGGTATCGGCCTTCACAGTGATATCGTTATTCCTTATCTTCATTCCTTTGGAAATGAACAACAGAAGCAAAGATGGTTACCTCCGAGTATTAACGGTGAGATCATTTCGGCCATTGCCATGACCGAACCAGGGGCTGGGTCTGATCTTGCAGGTATTAAAACCACTGCAACAAAGGATGGAGAAGATTATATTATTAATGGGGAGAAAACTTTTATCACCAATGGGTACACAGCCGATCTAGTTATCGTGGTTTGTAAAACCGATCCAAAAGCGATACCAGTCCATAGAGGGATGAGCCTGTTTATTGTTGAAGCGGGTACACCCGGTTTTACAAAAGGTAAAAAGCTTAATAAGGTTGGCCAACATGCAAATGATACATGCGAGTTAATTTTCGATAATGTGAGGGTGTCAAAAGATCATTTACTAGGTGAAGAAGGCAAAGGATTCTATTATTTAATGCAAAAGCTACAGCAAGAACGTCTTCTTTGTGCACTAGGCGGTATTGTTTCTGCAGAAGAAATGCTTAAAATGACCATCAACTATACAAAACAACGTGAAGCGTTTGGAAAGAAAATTAGTCAGTTTCAAAATACCCAATTTGAGTTGGCAGAAATGGCGACAGAAATTACTATCGGTAGAACGTTTGTCGATGATCTTATTACCAAACATATAGACGGAAAAAACATCGTTAACGAAGTGTCGATGGCAAAATGGTGGATTACTGATCTTGCTAAAAAAGTATCTTCACGCTGTATGCAGTTACACGGTGGCTATGGATATATGGAAGAGTATGAGATTGCAAGAAAATATCGAGATTTAGCCGTAACATCGATTTATGCAGGGACTAACGAAATAATGAAAAGTATCATTGCGAAGAATATAGGACTTTAA